The following is a genomic window from Elaeis guineensis isolate ETL-2024a chromosome 10, EG11, whole genome shotgun sequence.
TTCCATGCCCGTAACCCTCTAGTCGGCCCCTCTTTTGGTTAGATAAGGATGAGAGAAAGTTGGAGtttaattgaaattcaaaagagtttgaattgcaacaaactctggcTCTTATACTGCCTAATCTATGTTGCCAGTTAACATAAAAGGATGAGATTCTTTTGTGCACCAAATGCTCTGAGATTTTCACTGTGAGATAGCTGAGAAAAAGAGGGGCCGAATATCCTTTAGGGGCGGGAGGTTTGgatgggcttctatcttctttggcgtgagcaaaggaggagatctatctcctctcGGATGAGAGATCTATAATCATTCTAGGATTTTTGGATGAggaaaaaactaaagagaagagttttcatctgatttttttctaccatccagcatcttcCTCTAATCTATCTTCGATATTGAAAAGGTCTGAGGCgatcgaagaaagagatcaaatcagatcctccatcagaagccgactgcgtgagctagcactcacgTAGAGGGTTGATCGATCCAAGGACTTCGTGGGGACCATCTGTAAAGGccagatgcttgtgcggctacgaGTGACCAGAGAGAACTTTCAGATCTATGTTCTCGATCATAAAGTtagactatccatgctcaggtattgtgTTTGGAACCCTCACTGTGGTAGATAGATCTATCACAATGTGCTGTTTTTGTTCATatgcttgttattttaaatttagatttttatgcatataacttCATGTCATGGATCcatttataagagttttaagatcagatcttatgtatgcatttatagattaaatggtttaatctaatatttttctgctgtaaaatttttgaaatgcaagcataaaacccctgcgcatcccaaTATCGACAACTCGTACTTGATGACTCTTGTGAAACTGGCACTCGAGCCGCCCTAATCCAAAGACCATACAGTTGTTTAGTTGTAGGATCAATATGGCCTTTACGACCTACACATTGTTCCAAAGTAAAGCCAATACCACCACATCCATAACGTGTCGGGCAAATCTTCATAAATAAATTCCTGCCAAACCACATGATCTCTAATTTGAAGTCGAGTCCCTGAACAAACCCATCTTGTTAGATCAAGTTCAACACATACCCTAGCAAAACCCAATCGAGCAGTAGATATCCAATTATCTAAGAACTTTGGAGTTCCAATACTAGCAGCAATCTTCAAAATCATCTGCTCATCCCAAACTTCCAAAGGTAAATCAGGTAGCCTAATCCAAACATTAGCTTTCACAATTACGTCCTTGCTAGGGTTAAATGTAGGCCGCCAACATTCGAGAGCAAGAAGATGCCCTGCAAGAGACCAAGGCCCCTTTTCTAAAACCCTAGCACGGATCTCTTCCAAAGCAAAGCAAAACAAAATAAAACCCTTAGATAGCGGTAAAACCTGAAATTCACCTTCCAAGTTCCACCGCATACGCATCTCCTCTGCTACAAAATCAAGGGGAAAGCCTCTGCTAAGGAATTTACCAACCAAAGCTGATTTGTATCTATGTGCGGTCCGTTGCAGTTCATCATCAGAGAAGACGACCAATTGTGTAAATTGCTTCTCCAAAACAGCAATTTCCTTGGCAGTAGCTCGGCTCATCTCCCAGCAGAATCTTGGCAGCCCTTGCACAATTTGCGCCCATTAATGAGCATGCTGAGATAGACATGACGTCCTTCTCCCAGACAGCCCCCTAGGGATCttacttttttattttactgACTTTATGATTACTTTTCAGATTAGGTGCACAAGCAAGCAACATTAAACTCTAAACATTAAACTTTGAGTTTGATACAAATGGCCATGCCTAAACAGTGATTGCTGctgtaaaaaaatatgagaaaattaTTTGATTGGTGTTACATAGAGTGTGACATATGCAAAAAGAAAGTCAACAAACTTGACACTTATCTATGGTGCTCAGTATGTAAGATTAAGTATGAATCTTTCAAGGCCAGATGTGATTCTATTCGGAAATGAGTTTACATATAAATAGTTTATCATCAAATGCTTGTATGatacaaacaaaaaaataatataaaaaatattttttctaataacAAAATACTTATTAATAGGTATAAAGTGCATATTGTTGTTGAAGATGATAGTGGGTCTAAGGTCTTTGTCCATTTTGATAGAGAGGTTGAGAAGCTTCTTGCAATATTTGGTGCTCAGTTGCTTGATATGCAAAATAGTGATATGGAAGAAATACCGATTCTTATACAAAGCctttatagtaaaaaatttatctgtcaagtgaaaatccaactctaAACACACAAAAAATATGACAGTCATGCagtaatcaaaatatttgttcCAAACTCAAAATTAGATGAATAATTTGAAAAGAATGGTGGTTACAATCTTGGACAACTGGCATGTCTCTGTAAATAATGAGTAAAAGATTACATTTGTTTATTTCATTCTTAGTTTTTGACAGATTATGGTGATTAACTCACTACCATCACTTTCAAGCTTTAAGAAGCAAACAAGATTCAGAAGAAGCAGATTCAATTAAGACTATAAGTCCAGAAGTTCGGGTAATCATTctgtatatattattttttcttttaaaagctCTCTTTCTAAAAAATAGCCAAAAATAAAGTTAGACATTTTACCCAAGAACCAAAGAGATAGATAAAATTGAATATATAAGGATGTCTGAGGAGAATAAAGAATAGACTGCTTATGAACACTCTGCCTATGTAAGCAGTAGTTCGccgatcaaagaaaaaaagattggATTGAAAAATTGAAGAATGTGTAGTCTTCATTACAAGATCTTTAGCAGAAATTATGTATAACTAATATAGTTGTAATTTCACCATCTTCTAATTGAAGTTATAGATAGAACTATGATAAGACAGTTCCTTATTTTAGAACATCTTTTTCTAAATATTGGAATATATAGTAGTTTCATATGTTCAGTCTACGATCAATGGTACCATTTTGATTTTTCCCCCTCTCTCTCACTCACCTCAAGATTTGAACTTCATTAAAATTATGCTGTTTATCAAAAACCAGACGTATTGACCTGTATGGGTTGGTTAATTTGTTTAGTattgagttattttttaataAGCTTTGAACCTTACATAATTAAAGTTTCTATTGTACACACCTATTGTAGTTTTACATATTTAAATATTATGCTATTTATGGCTTGTGATAGAGTggcaaaaaaaattgagaaatcaaattGAAACCAATTCAAACTCCAAGTTTATTGAATCATTCGATTTCAAATTTGGGCtgaactattttaaaaaaaataattttttttttggttcagcATATATGTTAATTGAAGGAGTGTATTAATTCAAAAAACTATGAAAGATATAGTCTCTCCTTATACAAATATTTTAAGTGAATAATAAGAGTTTCAAGAGGCAtttgtcataaaaaaaaaaaaaaaaaaaactattttagGATTATATTGATCAACATAGAAATATGAGACAAGACAAAATGGATAACTGCTCGAAATTCTTCAATATAATGTTTTTACAAAACTGTAACAAATATGTATATTTTGTGTCCAGAAAAATTGAACTAATTTTTGTAAATACACTACATCATTCCACCAATAGGAATGGTTATGACACAAAAATTTACATAGAAGAGTCGATCAAAAAACTCCCACAATTCTGGGGTTATGTACTGACATTATTAATTGGAATAAAAGTATATACATGTACCCAATCGAAAATCTAGAAGTCCTGACTTTCCATCGCCTGAGGCAAGTGACATTTTGGCAAGTACTTTTTCTATATAAAATGGTTGTAGTGGAATGAAATGGTCTAATTTTATCATAATCAGTGAGGCTAGAATCCACAATGGAACAACGAGAAGGAGAAAGCAGCCTCTATCAAAAAGCTACCTGATGAACTTCTAACTTGCGTGCTTCAGAAACTAATAGAGATGGAACTCAAATATGCAACAAATGCTAGGCTCAAGCATAATTGTATAAATATTGGACTAAGTTATAGAATATATTTCGTGTCAATATAGTATGCTAATTTCATGTTATGTTAATAGTTGCAAGCAATTGGAAAATGCTTTGTTCCATCCAATTATTCAGCGCAGAACAAAAATCAATATCACAAAAATGAAGCTCCAATGTTAGAATGCACGTGAAATAGCTTTCCTCACCACCTTGGCTCGAAGCTGGCAACCCACTTGTGATGTACTTGGAATTGATGATTTCTATATTCATGGAAGAAGATTGGAGGGTAAAACCATGCTGAGAGATTCTTTTCTCATCAGAAACGTGCATGGGGTTTATGCATATGGGTTAACTCTAATTATCACAGAGGATGATCGTGTCGTGAATGATTTTAAACACATAACCGGCATGGATGAGGCAACGAGAATTTTGAACAACTATAGAAACAGGTTCACTGAATTAGTTAACCGTTATGACGTCAATAAGATACCAACAACATAATTCTGCACAATCTTTACATCTCTGTCTCTCCATcggttataaataaataaatatacatgTATGCATCTAGATATATGTATATTGCCATCTATATTATCATGCTCAAAATCCTCAGTTTACCACTCAAATTGCTTGCTCATGCAGATATAATATatttctttttaagaaaaaaacttTGCATGAATAAACAACAGTTTAATTACATGTCTATTTTGTGTTTTGCAATAACGAGATGATACCGAAAGAATCCGGACATCCTCATCAAAGGCAATGATCAAGATCTTTCCTATCTAAAAACAATAGAAATTCTATTTTCGTTCAAACCAATATGAGATCATTCGTACTTCTTACTCTTCCCAAGTAACCCAAACTCAATTTATGCTATTCTTCTATCCATATCATGACAAACTCTCTTATCCAACCATCCATCCTCCTTGTCTCTTGTTCTCTGTGTAGCCTCttatactctctctcttctccttgcaAAACAAAAGTTATTTCCCCTCAAATTACTCGAATTTGATCAATATGTATACTCTATTTTCAACTCAAATTTCTCTGTGTCCACATTTGCAAAACCAATAAGCCTGGGCAACACCCGAGCATGGTGCTAGTAAGTATTTTATTTTGATGGACGTTTTTATTTCCTTGTCAAAATTTACACGGTGTCGCATTATTGTAGGGGAGCTGTATTTACACAAGCTTGCAAAATACATATATATTGTGGATAATAGCTTCTCTGATCTAATATTTGTGGATCTTAATGCAGTACTTATTGGTCAATCTAACCTTAATATCTAACCAAAGTAGTGATCTCGCCTGTTTGAAGTAATGACTTCGGCATGAACCGAACCAACGGTCAACAATCAAATGAGCCATAACAGTTAATCGAACTGTTAACTTCGATGCTTGCTGAGGTACAAGCGATCTTATTATACTCATGATCGTGATAATGGCGGCTATCTCTGGTTGATGGTCCCTTACTTTGACCTTGTTAGTTTGATTCAGCATGCTTATAGCATGTCTGATTATTTTGTAGGATCCATTTGATGGAATCCCAACTACACTAAAACACTTTAAAGGGTCTCCAAGAAGTTCTGGGCAATATAATGTAATTTGGTATCGTCCAACAATAACCATGCATTCAGGGTATTTGTTTTAGAGATGACATCTATAGCGAGAAACATCAACGGTGTTGAGAGATATGGCTCTAAAATCCACGACCCAAGCATCATAAATAAGGGTGTAGATATGTTGTGGAGCACGGAATCTCGATGGAACAATTTCTCTAGGGAAACAAAAAAGGATTGAATAATAAGCACTTATTCAAATTTCTTTAGGGTTGTTTGGACTCGTGTACTTGCGGCTGCATCAGCATTCATATCCATGGTTTTGCCCGTTGTATCTGGTTAGTTGTTTGGACCTTTTTGAAAGACGGGTCCTAATCGGTTCACAATCTCTGACCACAGATCTAAATTGGGCCAACCAGATCCACTGTGCTCCCAGCCGGTGACCGGCTAGCATCTTGGGCCATTTCCTCTTCGTGCCCTGTCCGCGTCCCCTCGTCCGATCGATCGAGATCCCCAAGGGTCTCTAAACCCTAGCTCGCGAAGGACCGATGAGGCTCCTCACCGGGCTTTACGTCTCCTTGCTGGTGTTCTGTGCGTCGTGGGATGCTATCTACGGCGCCTCCGACTCGAAGCAGGATGAAGAAGCGAAGGAGACGAACAAGTTCCGGGAACGCGAAGCCAGCGATGATATGCTCGGATATCCCACCTTGTAAGATCGATACCGCACCCCCTCTCCCTCTATATCAGCTCGTGTCAATCAATTCAATGGAGGTGCAGAGTCTAGACGTTATCTGTTCTCCAAATATGGAATTTTGTCGATCTGGTCCGGATGCAGATTTTGTCCCAGTATTTAACATTACTACTTGGCTCTGGTTCTGCccaaagaaacttcttttcccaAGTTTGTGCATATATTTTGTACCGTTTGGAATGATGCAATTTCGCCTGTATGAAGTAATTGTGGTTGTGATTCGAAGATGACTAAAAGATGGTGGTATTTTGTTGTTTTTCTTGTAGAGACGAAGATTCTCTGTTGAACACCAAATGTCCAAAGCACGTTGAATTGAGATGGCAGACTGAAGTTAGCTCCAGCATATATGCGACCCCCTTGATTGCTGATATTAACAGGTGAAAATTTTCGTCCGCACCAATTGGGTTCTGGATTCATTACAAGAAACCTGCTTTATTGATTATTTTCTTGTATGTTTCATTTATATCTTTTTTTGCTTTTGAATGTTAGTGCATAAGAACATCGAACGGCTACTTGAATCGTCTTGgcttttattttcagtcaattgcTTTGCACTCATGCAAGCCAACACAGTGTGTTTTAGCTCTATAGTGCTGTTAATGAGCTGCTATAGCTGAAATGCACAAGAAGAGATATGTTGTATGCTCTAATGCATAATTTTCCTGGAGAAAGTTTTGCTTTATAAACATCAATCTGCAGATGTATTCTATGTTATCAGTGTCATTTAACTCATATAAGCATCCATATCATTATCCTTGATGTCAAGCTCCGGACAATTCTTCCATTTCTGATTGCCAGCATTGAAATATGTCATGAATGTGGTTTTAGTTGTCAGAAGATGTGTACTGACATGGAATGCTTCTTTTTCTGTAATATCAGCGATGGCAAGCTTGAGGTGGTGGTGCCATCGTTTGTTCATTATTTGGAAGTGCTGGAAGGTTCTGATGGAGATAAACTACCAGGTGCATTTTGATGTCCCCTTTACCTTGATTCTTCTAGGAATGGTTTACATTGATAAACTACCAGGTGCAATTTGGTAGTAATACtggataaaaataatcatcaagTATTATATGAATGTTTTTCAAGTTCCAAAACTATTGGCTGTTTTCTAGGTATTCTCATTGCCACTTCCTTTTACATTTCATTTAAGTTATGATTTGATGTATACTGGTAAATGGttaaatttttcaagaagaaattcaaaatatttgcaATTAAACTTTGTCATTGTTTCTTGTTTCATGTCAGACTTCTCAATTATAGGATTGCAATTGGCATTTAACATTTAAACtgcatttttttctttaaaaggctGGCCTGTCTTCCACCAATCAACAGTTCATTCAAGTCCTCTCTTATATGATATTGATCAGGATGGTACGAGAGAAATAGCTCTGGCTACTTACAATGGTGTTATTAATTTTTTCAGGTAAATAAATCTCATCTTTTGCTTGGTGGTTTTGTACAGTTAAAgcttgatttaatttttatatagggCCTCAGGCTATATGATGATGGACAAACTAGAGGTACCTCGTAGAAAAGTTCGTAAGAACTGGTATGTTGGCTTGCATCCAGACCCCGTGGACCGTTCTCATCCAGATGTTCATGATGATTGGTTAGTTCAAGAGGCTACTGTTATGAATGCAATGTCTCGTAAGTAATCAACAATGTAATTCTATTTCTCTGGTTCTGATTTGACTGGTGATTGGTGAACCATTCTCACCCATATCACTATTTTGGCTGCTAATCCAATAACCCAAGTTCACACcatctctttctcactttcttaGCCTGATGAAAATGTGTAATAGTAGTCTTGCATGGATCCtggtgttgctttgcatacacatatttttaatatactctcGTAGCCATCATATTGTAATCATGCACAAATTTTCATTCTTTGTTGCATGATGCTGCCCAAAGCTAAATACATGCAATCTGTGCTTCTATATCTGAGAAGCATATCCAGAACATGTCTGTCGTTTCCCTTTTGATAGCTTCATGCTATTGAAAAACATTATCTCAGTAGTTTCACATATAATACCTAATATCAAGTTCTGCTCCTAAACTGTTTGTTAGACTTGGATATGTGGCGAATCACTTCATTTTAAGCTTATCCTTCCACCTaatgaatatttttatataaaaatgtcACAAATGTTTCGGATGATCCATGTATTGtatttttgtgcagatatgaatGGAAGCACATCTGGGTTAAATAATTCCGTTAAATCAAAGGTTGGTGACGCTGGCTCATTGAAGAATGGATCCAAGCCAGACGATCAAGGAAAACATGATCCTGCTCAAGCAGGTCAAGATAATGTGCTGGTGAACAATCTGGATAATACCACCATGCATAGTGTATCACCAGGAAGTACCTTGGCAGAGAATGCAACACATTCTCAACGGAGACTTCTTCAAGACACTGATTCAAAAGGGGCTCAAGAGGGAACTTCTGTATCTCATGCTAGTGATAACAGTTCACATGCAACAACTGTGGAAAACAATGAGGTTCTGGAAGAAGATGCTGATTCATCTTTTGATTTTTTCCAGAATTCAGAAGATCTAGCTGATGAGTATAGTTATGATTATGATGATTATGTTGATGAATCCATGTGGGGAGATGAGGAATGGACAGAAGTGAAACATGAGAAAATGGAAGATTATGTGAACATAGATTCTCACATCCTAAGCACTCCAGTAAGTATGACAtgcaaaaattgatttttttaatgCTATATTGAGTGCATGCTTAAAGATTGGTAATAATTGAAAAATTAGTTTATCTGGGCACTAacaactcactgaaaccctggtATTCCATCTAGGTAATTGCAGATATTGACAATGATGGCATACAAGAGATGATTGTTGCAGTGTCCTACTTCTTTGATCGTGAGTAAGACTCCCTCCCACCCCACTCTCTAGTATTATATTCCTTTACATGAAGCAAATGGTAAAAGAATGAAACTTTGAGTTAGTTGTAGATATATAGATTGCTGTTTGTTGGATATTTTTGAAAGTGCCCCAGTTCAGCACATGTTCCACTACTTAGCTGTGTTGAAGACTGGCCAAGTGTGCTTAATGTAGTTCttggatattatatattattttgatcagcaAAATTAACAGATCTTTGCTGGTAGGGTTAGTAATTCAGATAATTCCCATTTCTTTAGACTTGAGAAAAGAAGTTATGGTTTTTagtctttgtcattttaaggtgTTTTATCTCCATCCTTTTCTACAGTAATAGGATGTGATCTTCTTAAGAATGTCTTGTTACTATATTTGTAATAAATTATGCCTTTTAAAGCTGCTTCCACTATCAGTTATTAAGTTGAAAACATGCATGGGGCTTGTCAAATACAATCCTTTTTCCCCTTCCAGACAAGGATTAGTCAAAAATTCTGAAGTTAACTTTAGTTATATCATATCCAACATCCATTATCATCAATACTTGCTGATGCTGCACCACAGCTTTgagttcatataatttatccttgtTTTCTTAACAAGATCATTTTTAGAATATGCAGTTGCAGACTATCCCTTAACAAAGAAAGCACCATCTTTGTTGTCTCGTGATGAAGAGTTTACTTCCTGAGCTTTGTCTTTATAAGCCAATGCTACAGGTCCAGAATATGATGACTTGCAAAATTTTAAGTAGGCACTTCTCAATATTCATTTACCTTCGCTAACCTTTTGGTTGATGTGTTTCATTACCTGGTCATCTAGCTAAAAATTCTCTTTAATGTCATTCGATGAATGTTGCAGATCTTATAAAACCACAAACTACTCATTTCTTGCTGAATTTCAGATTTATGGCCTTCTTGGAATTTAGAGAAAGCTtgtccatcatcatcatcaatttgATATCAAATTATTAGCTTGTTCATCTTTTCCATGCATTCTTTGACTCCAATGTTGCCTTTCTTGAAAAGAAAATATCTTCTCATTATAATCCAGTGGCAAGTGCTTTGCTTCGGCCACAGTTTTATCTACTTTTGATATCTGATTCCTGGCTGCTCCAATTGAAATGCAACCCACCACTCTATCCACTTGTTATAGAACTGCACATTGAATTTCACCAATGCAATGCACATCCTTTTTTTTTGTTCTACTCAGTCATACTACTTTAGTCTTGATAGTGCTCCTTATATAACTCAAATGAGACATTCTCCTTTGTTCTTGCtcatagaagttgtttagagaagcaTCTCTCTACCTGTTAACCTGTTGAAAAACCATAGTGCACCCCTTACGAGTGGTCAAACAATGGTGTGAATTGCTTGTGCTGTTTGCTGTAGCCTACTCAACACCTTGGGTACTATGAGTGAGTCACCTTTTCCAGCTATAGTAACTCAACAAATTTAAGTTGTTGATTAATGCTATTTGCAGGAATGTTATTGATTTGTAAGTTCTTGTTGCTTTCACTGGTTGTACTTGAGAATCAAACTTGATTTTTGACACCAAAGGTGGCACCAGAGTTATCTATTTGGGTTAAATAGAGTTAAAGATAAAGATTTAAAAACAGGACTGTAGGAAGAACTTTTTTACAAGGATAAAATCTGAGGTACTTTAGGCTAGGCATGGAAAATGCTACATTGTTGAGGTTACCAGAATTAATGGCCTTGGATGGGTTTGAACTTTGACGGATTGGAAAAGAGCATCCTAGATCTTGGAGTTATATTAAGATTGGTGCAAGTAATTCATAGAATGAATACGGATGCAAAAACTAAAAGGGATACAGCAAATCTGATATAGCTTTATATGGAAAACATATTGGCGAACTGCAAAAGAGACTGTAATGCGATGATCGACAGACTATTCAATGACTAGTATGTCCTTGAAATTATCGCCTTAGAGTTATCACATAAAAGTAGAAGCGGATGCTGGAAAATTTTTCCCAGTTAACATATCTGTCAGCCCTTGTTCTTACTCATGGGATATCTTCCTCGTCTTCCATGCACCCAAAACTTCATTTAACTTCAAACTGTTAATTCTACTTGTTCATGTTTATATTAAAGTTTTATTTCAGCTTGCAAATCACTTCTTTTGATTGGTTTAAATTTCAATTAGATTTTTTGATGACAACTCTGTTGTTTATAAACCTTTGGTATCGCTCCTTATTAATTTTGTGGTAATATGTTGGCTTATAAATTGACAGGTACTATGATAACCCAGAGCATTTAGCAGATTTGGGTGGCATTGATATCGAAAAATATGTAGCAAGTGGCATTGTTGTTTTCAATCTTGATACAAAACAAGTCAAATGGACTGCTGATCTTGATCTGAGCATTGATACTGGAAGCTTCCGTGCATATATATATTCTTCTCCTACAGTTGCTGATTTGGATGGTGATGGATGTATGGACATACTTGTTGGCACTTCATATGGCTTGTTTTATGTTTTAGATCATCATGGTGAGCTTCTTGGTGTTACcacaattttattttctttatcttctatgaatcatatctcTGCTTTGGTAGTATCACAAGTTCTTTTCCTAATTATTCTCCATACAAAACTTATCTGGGCATGGTTTCTCTGGTTATGGTCACGATGTAGTCTGGTTTAGCATATTGtccttcaaaactttgagattgaAACATATCATTTCATAGTCGTTTGGATCTTTTATTCCTTGCTGTCATGTTTTGTGTTTATCTATTGTGCAATTGCTTTTGTTTTTTGTACTTATGTTAATATTGCAGCTGCAAATGATTTTATCACCTGT
Proteins encoded in this region:
- the LOC105050552 gene encoding protein DEFECTIVE IN EXINE FORMATION 1 isoform X1, which translates into the protein MRLLTGLYVSLLVFCASWDAIYGASDSKQDEEAKETNKFREREASDDMLGYPTLDEDSLLNTKCPKHVELRWQTEVSSSIYATPLIADINSDGKLEVVVPSFVHYLEVLEGSDGDKLPGWPVFHQSTVHSSPLLYDIDQDGTREIALATYNGVINFFRASGYMMMDKLEVPRRKVRKNWYVGLHPDPVDRSHPDVHDDWLVQEATVMNAMSHMNGSTSGLNNSVKSKVGDAGSLKNGSKPDDQGKHDPAQAGQDNVLVNNLDNTTMHSVSPGSTLAENATHSQRRLLQDTDSKGAQEGTSVSHASDNSSHATTVENNEVLEEDADSSFDFFQNSEDLADEYSYDYDDYVDESMWGDEEWTEVKHEKMEDYVNIDSHILSTPVIADIDNDGIQEMIVAVSYFFDREYYDNPEHLADLGGIDIEKYVASGIVVFNLDTKQVKWTADLDLSIDTGSFRAYIYSSPTVADLDGDGCMDILVGTSYGLFYVLDHHGKVREKFPLEMAEIQGPVVAADINDDGEIEIVTADTHGNVAAWNAQGDEIWEVHLKSLIPQGPTIGDVDGDGYTDVVVATISGNIYVLSGRDGSQVHPFPYRTHGRVMSQVLLVDLSTRDAKSKGLTLVTTSFDGYLYLIDGATSCADVVDIGETSYSMVLADNIDGGDDLDLIVSTMNGNVFCFSTLSPHHPLKEWRSPNQGRNNAAYRYNREGIYVSDASRSFHDEEGKHFWVEMEIVDKYREEPSGSQGPYNVTTTLLVPGNYQGERRIAVKQVYNQRGKQRVKLPTVPVRTTGTVLVEMVDKNGLYFSDEFSLTFHMHFYKLLKWLVVLPMMGMFGVLVILRPQDGAPLPSFSRNTD
- the LOC105050552 gene encoding protein DEFECTIVE IN EXINE FORMATION 1 isoform X2 translates to MASLRWWCHRLFIIWKCWKVLMEINYQDGTREIALATYNGVINFFRASGYMMMDKLEVPRRKVRKNWYVGLHPDPVDRSHPDVHDDWLVQEATVMNAMSHMNGSTSGLNNSVKSKVGDAGSLKNGSKPDDQGKHDPAQAGQDNVLVNNLDNTTMHSVSPGSTLAENATHSQRRLLQDTDSKGAQEGTSVSHASDNSSHATTVENNEVLEEDADSSFDFFQNSEDLADEYSYDYDDYVDESMWGDEEWTEVKHEKMEDYVNIDSHILSTPVIADIDNDGIQEMIVAVSYFFDREYYDNPEHLADLGGIDIEKYVASGIVVFNLDTKQVKWTADLDLSIDTGSFRAYIYSSPTVADLDGDGCMDILVGTSYGLFYVLDHHGKVREKFPLEMAEIQGPVVAADINDDGEIEIVTADTHGNVAAWNAQGDEIWEVHLKSLIPQGPTIGDVDGDGYTDVVVATISGNIYVLSGRDGSQVHPFPYRTHGRVMSQVLLVDLSTRDAKSKGLTLVTTSFDGYLYLIDGATSCADVVDIGETSYSMVLADNIDGGDDLDLIVSTMNGNVFCFSTLSPHHPLKEWRSPNQGRNNAAYRYNREGIYVSDASRSFHDEEGKHFWVEMEIVDKYREEPSGSQGPYNVTTTLLVPGNYQGERRIAVKQVYNQRGKQRVKLPTVPVRTTGTVLVEMVDKNGLYFSDEFSLTFHMHFYKLLKWLVVLPMMGMFGVLVILRPQDGAPLPSFSRNTD